From a single Onychomys torridus chromosome 9, mOncTor1.1, whole genome shotgun sequence genomic region:
- the Npy4r2 gene encoding neuropeptide Y receptor type 4-2 codes for MNTSQFLASLFPGFLQGENGTNPLDFLYNFSVGCQDSVDLLAFIITTYSIETILGVLGNLCLIYVTTRQKEKSNVTNLLIANLAFSDFLMCLICQPLTATYTIMDYWIFGEVLCKMLTFIQCMSVTVSILSLVLVALERHQLIIHPTGWKPSIFHAYLGIVIIWFISCFLSLPFLANSILSDLFHHNHSKAVAFLEDKVVCIVFWSSDHHRLIYTCFLLLFQYSVPLVFILVCYVRIYQRLRRQGHAFHKDACSSRVGQMKRINGMLMAMVAAFAVLWLPLHVFNTLEDWYQEAIPACHGNLIFLICHMLAMASTCVNPFIYGFLNTNFKKDIKALVLTCHCRSPRRESEHLPLSTVHTDLSKGSLRQGSKSNFM; via the coding sequence ATGAATACCTCCCAATTCCtggcctccctcttcccaggattCCTACAGGGTGAGAATGGGACCAATCCATTGGATTTCCTCTACAACTTCTCTGTTGGCTGCCAGGATTCAGTGGACCTGTTGGCCTTCATCATCACCACCTACAGCATTGAGACCATCTTGGGGGTCCTGGGAAACCTCTGCTTGATATATGTGACCACCAGGCAAAAGGAGAAGTCCAACGTGACCAACCTACTCATTGCCAACTTGGccttctctgacttcctcatGTGCCTCATATGCCAGCCGCTCACAGCCACCTACACCATCATGGACTACTGGATCTTTGGTGAAGTCCTTTGCAAGATGTTAACTTTCATCCAGTGTATGTCAGTGACAGTCTCCATCCTCTCATTGGTCCTTGTGGCCTTGGAGAGGCACCAGCTCATCATCCACCCAACAGGCTGGAAGCCCAGCATTTTCCATGCCTACTTGGGGATTGTGATCATCTGGTTTATTTCTTGCTTCCTCTCCTTGCCCTTTCTGGCCAATAGCATCCTGAGTGACCTCTTCCACCACAACCACTCCAAGGCTGTAGCGTTTCTGGAGGACAAGGTGGTCTGCATTGTATTCTGGTCCTCAGACCACCACCGTCTCATCTACACCTgcttcctgctgctcttccagtacTCTGTCCCTCTGGTTTTCATCCTGGTCTGCTATGTACGCATCTACCAGCGCCTGCGGAGGCAGGGGCATGCTTTCCACAAGGATGCTTGTAGTTCACGAGTGGGGCAGATGAAGCGGATCAACGGCATGCTCATGGCAATGGTGGCTGCCTTTGCCGTGCTCTGGCTGCCTCTGCATGTGTTTAACACTCTGGAGGACTGGTACCAGGAGGCCATACCTGCTTGCCATGGCAACCTCATCTTCTTGATATGCCACATGCTTGCCATGGCTTCCACCTGTGTCAACCCTTTCATCTACGGCTTTCTCAACACCAACTTCAAGAAGGATATCAAGGCCCTGGTGCTGACCTGCCATTGCAGGTCACCCCGGAGGGAGTCTGAGCATCTGCCCCTGTCCACTGTGCACACGGACCTCTCCAAAGGATCTCTGAGGCAGGGTAGCAAGTCTAACTTCATGTAG